The proteins below come from a single Thermococcus sp. genomic window:
- a CDS encoding MEMO1 family protein, with the protein MIRYPAVAGSFYPADDTLIEMLEEFFSDLGEEGSERKITAGVAPHAGYVFSGYTASRTYKAIFEDGLPETFVILGPNHTGLGSPIAVYPEGEWLTPLGSIEVDAEMAKAIARLSGIADLDELAHKYEHSIEVQVPFIQYLAEKAGKDVKIVPITLGIQDEDVARALGKAIFEASEELGRDVVVIASTDFMHYGPVYGYVPFRARADELPHRIKEWDFRLIRRILEFDVDGLFRELREMRHTMCGPGGVGTAIVYSRLAGAVEAELLHYTTSYEVSRSTDAVVGYASIVMRK; encoded by the coding sequence ATGATTAGGTATCCAGCGGTTGCCGGAAGCTTCTATCCGGCTGACGATACGCTCATAGAGATGCTGGAGGAGTTTTTCAGCGACCTGGGTGAGGAAGGAAGCGAGAGGAAAATCACAGCCGGAGTTGCGCCCCACGCTGGTTACGTATTCTCGGGCTACACTGCCAGCAGGACATACAAGGCGATATTTGAGGACGGCCTGCCCGAGACCTTCGTAATCCTCGGGCCGAACCATACCGGCCTGGGCTCGCCCATAGCGGTCTATCCTGAAGGCGAGTGGCTCACTCCTCTGGGGAGCATAGAGGTCGATGCTGAGATGGCAAAGGCCATAGCGAGGCTATCGGGAATTGCTGATTTGGACGAGCTGGCCCACAAATACGAGCATTCCATAGAGGTGCAGGTTCCTTTCATCCAGTATCTCGCTGAGAAAGCCGGAAAGGACGTTAAAATCGTCCCGATAACCCTCGGCATTCAGGACGAAGACGTCGCGAGGGCGCTTGGAAAGGCAATCTTCGAAGCCAGTGAGGAACTCGGCAGGGACGTTGTTGTCATAGCCAGCACGGACTTCATGCACTACGGCCCGGTTTATGGCTACGTGCCGTTTAGGGCTAGGGCCGATGAGCTCCCGCATAGAATCAAGGAGTGGGACTTCAGGCTAATCAGGAGAATCCTTGAATTCGACGTTGACGGCCTGTTTAGAGAACTTCGTGAGATGAGGCACACGATGTGCGGGCCCGGTGGCGTTGGAACGGCGATAGTCTACTCGCGCCTCGCTGGAGCGGTTGAGGCTGAACTTTTGCACTACACGACGAGCTATGAGGTCAGCCGCTCGACGGACGCGGTAGTTGGCTACGCGAGTATAGTGATGAGGAAGTGA